In the genome of Candidatus Neomarinimicrobiota bacterium, the window CTTTCACTCTGAAAAAAATGCGAGCGAAACCGAAGAGGTGCACATCATGCAGATCTGGTTTGTTCCCGAAGTAGAGGGGATAGAAGCGGGCTATGAGCAGAAAGAAGTAAGCAAGGGGAGTGAGTTTTTCACTCCTGTCGTGGCAAAAGGCGGGGGTGACGGAAAATTGGATATACACCAGGACATCACGATTTATGTTGGAGACCTGTCCGAAGGAGATTCCGGCAGTATAGAAATCGCGGAAGGACGATTAGGGTATCTGCATAACAGCATGATCGGGAAAATATCCGTAAATGAGACATTATTGGAGCCGGGAGACGGCTTGAAAATAACGGGTCCGGAAAATTTAGAGGTTAAAGCCGACTCGGATTCACAGCTCATCCTCTTCGATATGGCGCCTTAAAAGCCGTTATCCCATGAGCGAAGATTACGATATCATCATAGTGGGCGGTGGAATGGGGGGATCGGCAGCGGCTCTCAGGGCGGTACAGTATAACCTCAAAGCCTGCTGGTTTTACGGGAGTAAATCAACTTCCAAATCGTCCCGTTCGAAATGGATCTATAACATCGACAATATGATAGGATTCCATGAGGGAGTGGTTAAGGATGAACTCCTGAAAATGTACAAAGCGCCTGAAGATGAAGCGTTCAGGCAGAAACTGAACGAATCTCACGTTCATATAAGCGGCAAAGCTAT includes:
- a CDS encoding pirin family protein — its product is MIEVRKSEDRGHFNYGWLETYHSLSFGNYYDPENVQFGPLRVLNEDFIKGGTGFDTHPHQNMEIVTYVLSGALEHKDSTGGEGLINAGELQRMSAGTGIFHSEKNASETEEVHIMQIWFVPEVEGIEAGYEQKEVSKGSEFFTPVVAKGGGDGKLDIHQDITIYVGDLSEGDSGSIEIAEGRLGYLHNSMIGKISVNETLLEPGDGLKITGPENLEVKADSDSQLILFDMAP